In Dehalococcoidia bacterium, the DNA window GCTGCGGACGCTCGATCAGCACCTCGGGCAGCGTCACGGCGGGGATCTCGCCCGCGCGCTGCGCCGCGGCGGCGGCGTCTCGTACCAGTGTCGCGATCGCGTCCTTGATCATGGCGGGCCCTCGTCTGCGCTCGCATCAAGCGTACAGGAAGCGGACGAAGCGCAGTAGGCGGGGCGCCCTGGAGTCGATCCGGTTTCGCGGGCCTCGCGCGATTTTGCTGAGGACAGGTCCGGGGTGGGAGATCGGTGCGACGCCGCGGCGGGCGGAGACCTTTCGCCGCCGGCGGCGCCGTCCGAAACGGGCCGCGCATGGCCCTCACGTGGGAGGTCATCGACCGGCTTCGGCGAACGGACGGAAGACCCACGAAACCGGATCAGGTCTCGTTGCTCGCTACGCGGCCGATTAGTTTCGTTTCCGGCGGTGCCGCCAGGCATCCGACGGGGAGCCCGTTGACCGACCGGTCGCTGAAAATGACGAGTCCCGCCTGTGCCCGTCGGTGCCGGCGCGCCCGCCAGCTCCCTCGTCGTGGTCCGCCTCCGCCAGGGCGGCGGCGAGCAACGCCTGCGCCGCCCAGCGCTGCACCGCCTCTGCCTCCGCGGCGTCGAGTCCACAAATGTCACGCTGCACCACGAGCGCCTCGGTTGCAATCACCATCGCGAGCGCCGCGACCAGTCGCTCGCAGCGCGCCTCGCCCAGGCGGGCCCGGACGGGCGCCAGCGCGGTCGTGAGCCAGCGCAACCGATTTGCGGGCCGGCGTGGCGTCAGCAGCGGGTCGTCGGCGCGCGGCGTGAGCGAGGCACGTAACATCGCCCGAAACGCCGGCTCGTGGCGCACGGTCAGCGCGTGGTCCGCCCGGATGACCGCATCGACCCGCGCCGCCGCGTCCCCCGCCGTGTCGGCAACGGCGGCGATCTGCTCCAGGTCCGGCTTCACCAGGATGTCGAGCTGAGCCTCGGCGAGGAGTGCCTCCTGCGAGGGAAAGTAGCGGTAGGCAGTCGCCCGCGAGACGAGGGCGGCATCGGCGACCTCCGCCACACCTGGACTGGCGCCCCCGCGCACCAACTCGCACGCGGCGGCCACGAGCGCCGCCCGCGTGCGCCGCTTCTGGTTCGCCCGCGCATCGGCCCGGCTCTGCGCAGGCAAGCTGTGGCGATGGTCGGTGCTGCCCATGGTCTCCGCTCCGCCTGCTACTCAGGCTGTCGCCGCGACGGGGCTGCCGCTCAGCTGGGCGACGATGCCGGCTCCGTCGAGCCAGACGTTCTCACGGCTCATCAGCCCGTCGCGAAATTCCCAGACGTGGAGCATCCGAAACGTGACGCGGCGACCGTTGCCGGGCATGCCGAGGAAGTCGCCCGGGACGGTTCCGGTCGTGGTGTGCTCGATCACACAGAAGTCCTCGCCGTAGTAGCTGTGGACCGGGGTCATCGTCTCGGTCTGGAAGTTCTGCGTGAGGTACTCGTAGAAGCCCTGGGCAGCCGCCTTGCCCCGCACCGGGCCGGTAGGAAAGCCCACGACGTCGTGCTCGACGTCCTCCGTGTAGACGGCGACGCTTCCCGCCGTGTCCCCGGCGGTCTCTGCGGCGAGGTGCGCCTCGATCAGGCGGTCCATCTGCTGCGGGATCATGGTGGATCTCCCTTCGCTCACGGTGCGCCGGTCCGTGCCGGCGCTTGCGAGATAAGTATTATCATAAGATTTGTCTCACGTCAAGCGTACACCGTGGAGAATTTTGCGAGAGGGATCGCGGCGGGATCAACGTGGGTGCTGGGGGCCGTCCGCTCGACAGCAGAACTGGACGTCCTGGACGGGCGGTGATCGCCGGCAGCTGGATGCGTATGGGCACGGCTGCACCGTCTTCGCGCAGGTTTTCTTCCCTATCGTGTGGCGATCTCGAGACCACAGCAGGCGGCCGCCACCTCCGGCAGGGATACGTGGCCTGGCCCGCCCATCAAGTCTTGCGGCGCCCTCAGTTGGCGTCGCCGGCGCGATCGGCGAGCCGCTCGACGCGGGCGCGCAGGCCGGCAAGCTCCGGCGCCGACAGCAGCGGGTCGGCGGCGACCAGTTCGAGCGCGTCTTCGCGCGCGGCTTCGAGGATCGGCGTGTCGGTGAGGCGCGCCTGGCGCAGCGTGGGCAGGCCGCTCTGGCGCGTGCCGAAGTAGTCGCCGGGGCCGCGCAGCTTCAGGTCTTCCTCGGCCAGCTTGAAGCCGTCGTGCGTTTGCTCCAGCAACTTAAGCCGGGCTCGCGCCTCCTGCGAGGGGCTATCGGAGAGCAGCAGGCAGTAGCTCTGCTCACCGCCGCGGCCCACGCGCCCGCGGAACTGGTGCAATTGCGCCAGGCCGAAGCGCTCGGCGCCCTCGATCAGGATCAGCGTCGCCGCAGAAATGTCGATACCCACTTCGACGACGGCCGTCGAGACGAGGATATCCGCCTCGCGGTCGCGGAAGCCGGCCATCACCGCGTCCTTCTCCGAAGGCGCCATGCGGCCGTGCAGCAGGCTCACGCGCAGGTCGGGGAAGACCTCCTTGCACAGCCGCTCGTACTCCTCCGTGGCGGCGCGCACCTCCAGCGTCTCTGACTCTTCAACCAGAGGGCAGATCACGAACGCCTGGAAGCCACGGCCGACCTGGTCGCGGATGAAGCGGTACGCGAAGTCTCGTTGCTGCGGCTCCAGCATGCGCGTCTTCACCGGCTTTCTGCCCGGCGGCATTTCGTCGATCACGCAGACGTCGAGGTCGCCGTAGAGCGAGAGCGCCAGCGTGCGCGGAATCGGCGTGGCCGTCATCACCAGCAGATGCGTGTTCTCGCCCTTCTCCGTCAGGGCGCTGCGCTGCAGCACGCCGAAGCGGTGCTGTTCGTCCACGATCGTCAACCCGAGCCGCGCGAAGCCGACCGCCTGCTGAATCAGCGCCTGCGTGCCGACGGCGATGTCCACCTCGCCCGCGGCGATGGCGTCTTGCACGTCGCGCTTCGCCCGCGCCCGCAGGCCGCCGCGCAACAGGCCGAGGCGCAGCGGGCGTGCCAGCCAATCGGGCCGGGCCTCGGCCAGCGGCTCCCCCTCCCCGGCGTCCGCGTCGAGCAACCGACACAGCGTGCGGAAGTGCTGCTCGGCCAGGATTTCGGTTGGCGCCATCAACACGGCCTGGCGCTGGTTGGCGACGGCCGCCAGCAGCGCCGCAGCCGCGACCACCGTCTTACCGCTGCCGACATCGCCCTGCAGGAGCCGTGCCATCGGCGTCTCGCGTTCGAGATCTGCGAGGATGCGTTCGACCGCACGGTCCTGCGCGCTTGTGAGCGGAAACGGCAGGCCGGCGAGGAAGCGCAGGCGCAGGGTGCCGGCGAACGGCAGCGGCGCGGTCTGCACGCTGGCGGCGCGGCGGGCCTTGCGCGCCACCACGGCGAGTTGCAGGGTCAGCAGCTCGTCGTAGGCGAGCCGGCGGCGAGCCGCCTCCAGCGCTTCGGCGCTGTCTGGATAGTGCGCCTGGCGAATCGCCAGCGGCAGCGCCTCGTAGGCGTGCCGGCGCAGCAGTTCCGCTGGGAGTGGATCCTCGATCTGCTCGAGACAGAGGTCGAGGGCGCGGCGCACGTAGCCGCGCAGCGCCCGGTTCTGGATGCCCTGGGTCAGCGGGTAGACCGGCACCAGCCGCCCGGTGTGAATTGCCTGGTCGAGATCGCCGCCCTGCTCGACGATCTCCCACTCCGGGTTTTCGAGCTGCTTCTGGCCGTGGAAGACGCCGATCTTGCCGCTCAGCGTCAGCCGCTGGTTGGTGCGCAGACTCGACGCGGGGTAGGGGTTGTTGAAGAAGACGACGCGCAGGTTGCCCGTCTCGTCGCCGACGATCAGCTCGGTGGACTTGCGCGGGCTCTGGCCGAAGCTGACGAGGCTCGCGCTCCAGACGCGCGCGACGACGGTCTGGGTCTCGCCCACCTGCAAATCGGCGACGCGCGCGATGCGCGAGAAGTCGTCGTGCCGGTGGGGGAAATGATAGAGCAGGTCGCGCACCGTGAGGACGTCGAGCCTGGCGAGCACTTCCGCCCGGTTGGCGCCGACGCCTGGAATCGCCGTGACTGGTGAATCAAGCGTCGGCCCGCTCGCGGCGGGCTTTGCGCGCTGGCGGGTGCGGCCGGCGGGCGGCTCGGCCGCGCGTTCGGGCCGGCGCTCGGCCGGCGCGGCTGCAACGGCTCGCTGCGCGGTGCTGGTGATCGGTGAAGCTGCGGCCGCTGGCGCGGGCAGCGGGCGCGCTGCCGTCGCGGCGCGTGGCTGGTCCTGCGCTTGCCGGGCGGAATCCGCCGGCGCAGGCGTCGCGAGCAGGCGCAGTGCCCGCTCGATCCAGGCACGGCGCTCCGCTTCGCCCAGTTCGGCGTAGCGGTGGCGGCCGAGCGTCTGCACGACGGAGAGCACCGGCGTCTCGCCGCGCGGCTGCTGCGCCAGCAGGTTGCTCAGCAGCCGGTCGAGCCCGCCCATCACGGCGCGATCTTCGCAGCCGCGCTGCTGCTCGACCGCGAGGATGCGTCGCAGCCGCTCCGTGCCTTCGCCCGCGCTGAGCGCTGCCACTCAGCTGCCTCCCGTGGCGCGCTGCGCGACCACGGCGCCGACGGCGTTCGGCCCGACGTAGGTGCCGACCACCGGCCCGATCCAGCGCACGTCGACCGGCACGCCCGGCTGCGCGGCGCGGAAGCGACGGGCCAGCGCCTCGGCGTCGTTGGCGGCGCCCGTGTGCTGCACGTAGATGCGCTCGGCGCCGGGCACTTCGTTCGTCAGATCGAAGACGCGTTCGATGCCGCGCGCGCGGCTGCGCACGCGGTGGCCGGGTGCGACTTCTCCGTCCTCCACGTGCACGATCGGCTTCAGGTTCAGCAACGAGCCGAGCCACGCCCGCGCCCGGCCGATACGTCCGCCCTTCTGCAGATACTCCAGCGTGTCGAGCATGATGCTGATGCGGTGGCGCGGGATCAGTGCCTGCGCGGCGTTGAGCGCCTGGTTCAAGTTGCCGCCGCTGTCCGCGATCTCGGCCGCGCGCCGCACCAGCGCCTGCAGGCCGCCGCAGACCGTGCCGCTGTCCAGCATCTCGATCTGGCAGCCGTGCGGCGGGGCGGCGGCGCCGAGCCGCGCTGCGTTCAGCGTGCCGGAGAGTTTCGCCGAGATGTGGATGGAGAGGATCTCGGTGGCGCCGGCGGCGGCGAGGTCGCCGTAGACATCCTGGAAGCGGCCGGCCGAGGGTTGCGAGGTGCGCGGAACGAGCTTGCCGTGCTTGAGCCGCGCATAAAACTCGTCGGGCTGGATGTCTACGCGGTCGAGCAGCGCCTCATCGCCGAAATACACCGTCAGCGGTACGACGGTGACGCCGAGGGCGTCGGCCTCTTCTGTGTCCAGGTCGGCGGTGCTGTCGGTGACGATGCGCAGCATGGCGCGCGGGCTCTCCTCATCACTTCAGGTCTGACGACTCG includes these proteins:
- a CDS encoding DegV family protein — encoded protein: MLRIVTDSTADLDTEEADALGVTVVPLTVYFGDEALLDRVDIQPDEFYARLKHGKLVPRTSQPSAGRFQDVYGDLAAAGATEILSIHISAKLSGTLNAARLGAAAPPHGCQIEMLDSGTVCGGLQALVRRAAEIADSGGNLNQALNAAQALIPRHRISIMLDTLEYLQKGGRIGRARAWLGSLLNLKPIVHVEDGEVAPGHRVRSRARGIERVFDLTNEVPGAERIYVQHTGAANDAEALARRFRAAQPGVPVDVRWIGPVVGTYVGPNAVGAVVAQRATGGS
- the recG gene encoding ATP-dependent DNA helicase RecG is translated as MAALSAGEGTERLRRILAVEQQRGCEDRAVMGGLDRLLSNLLAQQPRGETPVLSVVQTLGRHRYAELGEAERRAWIERALRLLATPAPADSARQAQDQPRAATAARPLPAPAAAASPITSTAQRAVAAAPAERRPERAAEPPAGRTRQRAKPAASGPTLDSPVTAIPGVGANRAEVLARLDVLTVRDLLYHFPHRHDDFSRIARVADLQVGETQTVVARVWSASLVSFGQSPRKSTELIVGDETGNLRVVFFNNPYPASSLRTNQRLTLSGKIGVFHGQKQLENPEWEIVEQGGDLDQAIHTGRLVPVYPLTQGIQNRALRGYVRRALDLCLEQIEDPLPAELLRRHAYEALPLAIRQAHYPDSAEALEAARRRLAYDELLTLQLAVVARKARRAASVQTAPLPFAGTLRLRFLAGLPFPLTSAQDRAVERILADLERETPMARLLQGDVGSGKTVVAAAALLAAVANQRQAVLMAPTEILAEQHFRTLCRLLDADAGEGEPLAEARPDWLARPLRLGLLRGGLRARAKRDVQDAIAAGEVDIAVGTQALIQQAVGFARLGLTIVDEQHRFGVLQRSALTEKGENTHLLVMTATPIPRTLALSLYGDLDVCVIDEMPPGRKPVKTRMLEPQQRDFAYRFIRDQVGRGFQAFVICPLVEESETLEVRAATEEYERLCKEVFPDLRVSLLHGRMAPSEKDAVMAGFRDREADILVSTAVVEVGIDISAATLILIEGAERFGLAQLHQFRGRVGRGGEQSYCLLLSDSPSQEARARLKLLEQTHDGFKLAEEDLKLRGPGDYFGTRQSGLPTLRQARLTDTPILEAAREDALELVAADPLLSAPELAGLRARVERLADRAGDAN
- a CDS encoding nuclear transport factor 2 family protein, which encodes MIPQQMDRLIEAHLAAETAGDTAGSVAVYTEDVEHDVVGFPTGPVRGKAAAQGFYEYLTQNFQTETMTPVHSYYGEDFCVIEHTTTGTVPGDFLGMPGNGRRVTFRMLHVWEFRDGLMSRENVWLDGAGIVAQLSGSPVAATA
- a CDS encoding TetR/AcrR family transcriptional regulator codes for the protein MGSTDHRHSLPAQSRADARANQKRRTRAALVAAACELVRGGASPGVAEVADAALVSRATAYRYFPSQEALLAEAQLDILVKPDLEQIAAVADTAGDAAARVDAVIRADHALTVRHEPAFRAMLRASLTPRADDPLLTPRRPANRLRWLTTALAPVRARLGEARCERLVAALAMVIATEALVVQRDICGLDAAEAEAVQRWAAQALLAAALAEADHDEGAGGRAGTDGHRRDSSFSATGRSTGSPSDAWRHRRKRN